The proteins below are encoded in one region of Saccopteryx leptura isolate mSacLep1 chromosome 1, mSacLep1_pri_phased_curated, whole genome shotgun sequence:
- the TMEM217 gene encoding transmembrane protein 217 encodes MAKDEEGEKKEGDLRLKQKRWCGMSARVGTVLSGVFTIMATNLYFIFEQKYLRRGNCTEVIREDESVITLISQKIRCWSWNIVLFLSCVTILVCCLLLYSVYAQKFRGLVIYVSWIVSYEAANVVIQILTNSDTSIAGVRIMRWFGLVSHGFMQCFFLFYVVTYARIIYESQNRGIFIPYGRRVSTGIEGYSRRLSKLISLVHHYHE; translated from the exons ATGGCCAaggatgaggaaggagaaaaaaaagaag GAGATCTCCGCCTGAAGCAGAAACGCTGGTGTGGAATGAGCGCCAGAGTGGGCACTGTGTTGTCAGGGGTCTTTACCATCATGGCCACTAACCTGTACTTCATCTTCGAACAGAAGTACCTGAGGAGGGGCAATTGCACTGAGGTGATCCGCGAGGACGAGAGTGTGATTACCCTGATAAGTCAGAAAATCAGGTGTTGGAGCTGGAACATCGTCCTCTTCCTGTCGTGCGTCACCATCCTGGTCTGCTGCCTGCTCCTCTACTCGGTCTATGCGCAGAAGTTCAGGGGCCTGGTGATCTACGTCTCCTGGATCGTTTCCTATGAAGCCGCGAACGTTGTGATACAAATCCTCACCAACAGCGACACCAGCATTGCGGGGGTCAGAATCATGCGCTGGTTTGGCTTGGTGTCCCATGGATTCATGCAGTGCTTCTTTCTGTTCTATGTTGTTACTTATGCCCGGATAATCTATGAAAGTCAAAACCGGGGCATATTTATTCCCTACGGCAGACGTGTCTCTACAGGCATCGAAGGGTACTCACGGAGGCTATCAAAGCTGATCAGCTTGGTCCACCACTATCATGAGTGA